A genomic segment from Panulirus ornatus isolate Po-2019 chromosome 7, ASM3632096v1, whole genome shotgun sequence encodes:
- the LOC139749622 gene encoding uncharacterized protein, which yields MRHGATFISEVHRLSNWVGSFLVSQSEGEQRMMHYASNHVTQVTGDGSYVSHSRVQGSVVARTRAENHIDFHAQNGIHYVSRGQSNQLSYRMTQQKGKQTSKSKSSKLSAPSATLSAPVATSSDLNWSPIPRRHASASGNLCVALYCDDGWEEGEDASADLQPGQSAQSHMPSCSSPKPSRPTLRSLTFGDEVPDNIPDHTSLSPPQSPALQLRPYTNPRDTPTHHPPILHSPTHRLAPVPAHDLTLESLHDLNWLHEMEPEDQVVLEVHVIWSILSLMVVLLACYTLHHQPLTG from the coding sequence ATGCGACATGGTGCAACATTTATTAGTGAGGTACACCGGCTCTCTAACTGGGTTGGGTCTTTTTTAGTGAGCCAGTCTGAAGGTGAACAAAGAATGATGCATTATGCCAGCAACCATGTGACACAAGTAACAGGTGATGGCAGTTATGTGTCTCACTCCAGGGTACAAGGCAGTGTTGTTGCACGAACCAGAGCTGAAAATCACATAGATTTTCATGCACAAAATGGGATTCACTATGTCTCCAGAGGCCAGAGCAATCAACTGTCATACCGGATGACACAACAGAAAGGGAAGCAGACCAGCAAAAGTAAAAGCTCAAAGTTAAGTGCACCCTCTGCAACTCTCAGTGCACCAGTTGCCACCAGTTCAGACCTCAACTGGAGTCCAATTCCAAGGCGACATGCTTCAGCTTCAGGAAATCTCTGCGTTGCTCTGTATTGTGATGATggctgggaggagggtgaggatgcATCTGCAGACTTGCAGCCTGGTCAGTCTGCTCAGTCACATATGCCAAGCTGCAGCTCGCCTAAACCCAGCCGACCTACTCTCAGGAGCCTCACCTTTGGCGATGAAGTGCCAGACAACATCCCTGAccacacttcactttctccacctCAAAGTCCTGCTTTACAACTTCGGCCATACACTAATCCCAGGGACACTCCTACCCACCACCCTCCCATTCTTCATAGCCCAACTCACCGTCTGGCTCCTGTTCCAGCTCATGACCTAACGCTTGAATCACTACATGACCTGAACTGGTTGCATGAGATGGAGCCAGAGGATCAGGTTGTTCTTGAGGTTCATGTTATATGGTCCATTTTATCTCTCATGGTCGTCCTTCTAGCATGCTACACTTTGCATCATCAACCTCTCACTGGTTAA